tacctttcttgagatgaaattgatatttaatattaccttccttcatgtcaataatagcaccaacagttcgaagaaaaggtcttcccaatataatgggataagatgcattgcattcaatatccaacacaacaaaatcaacggggacaaggttattgttaacagtaatgcgaacattatcaactctccccaaaggtttctttgtagaattatcagcaagattaacatccaaataacaatttttcaatggtggcaagtcaagcatgttataggttttcctaggcataacggaaatacttgcaccaagatcacataaggcattacaatcaaagtcattgaccttcatcttaatgatgggctcccaaccatcctctaacttcctaggaatagaagcttcacaatttaatttctcttctctagcttttatgagagcatttgtaatatgttttgtaaaggccatatttatagcactagcattaggacttttagcaagtttttgtaagaactttataacatcagagatgtgacaatcatcaaaatccaaaccattataatctaaagcaatgggatcattgtccccaatgttggaaaaaaattcagcagttttatcacaagcgctAAATAGCTTTTAGCAGTGTTCCAAAgaattttgcaggctttgcattagaagtagaagaaTTGCCaaaaccaattattttaccattgatagtaggaggtgcatcaacatgtggagcattagcattactagtggtggtaatagtccaaactttagctatattgtcttctttagcattttcttctttttcccacctagcacgcaattcggccatcaatcttatattctcattaattctaacttggatggcgtttgctgtagcaaatggcttaatatcattattttcattaggcataactttcgatttcaaaagatcaacatcagcaacgagactatcgactttagaagcaagtatatcgattttcccgagcttttcttcaacagatttgttaaaagcagtttgtgtactaataaattctttaagcatggcttcaagtccagggggtgtattcctattattgttgtaagaattcccataataattaccataaccgttaccattattataaagatatggcctatagttgttactagaattgttccgataagcattgttgttgaaattattatttttaatgaagttcacatcaacatgttcttcttgggcaaccaatgaagctaaaggaacattattaggatcaacattagtcctaccattcacaagcatagacataatagcatcaatcttatcactcaaggaagaggtttcttcgacagaatttaccttcttaccttgtggagctctttccgtgtgccattcagagtaattaaccatcatattatcaagaagctttgttgcggcgcctagagtgacggacataaaagtacctccagcagctgaatccaataggttccgtgaagaaaaattcagtcctgcataaaaagtttggatgatcatccaagtggtcagtccatgggttgggcaatttttaaccaaagatttcattctttcccatgcttgggcaacatgctcagtatccaattgcttaaaattcattatgctacttctcaaagatataattttagcaggaggataatatctaccaataaaagcatccttacatttagtccatgaatcaatactattcttaggcagagatagcaaccaatctttagctctttctcttaatgagaaaggaaacaattttaattttataatgtcaccatctacatccttatacttttgtatttcacatagttcaacaaaattattaagatgggcaaatGGCAattcatcgtaactaacacttaaaattgctctctcataacaagattcagtaaagcaggtttaatttcaaagaattatgttgtagtagcaggtggagcaataggtgtgcataagaaatcattattatttgtgtttgtgaagtcacacaacttagtattttcaggagtacccattttagcaatagtaaataaagcaaactagataaagtaaatgcaactaactaatttttttgtgtttttaatatggcaaacaagatagaaaataaagtaaaactagcaactaatttttttgtgttttgttttagtgcagcaaacaaagtagtaaataaagtaaagcaagacaaaaacaaagtaaagagattggaaatggagactccccttacagcgtgtcttgatctccccggcaacggcgccagaaaagagcttgatacgcgtatagcacgcgtccgttgggaaccccaagaggaaggtgtgatgcgtacagcagcaagttttccctcagtaagaaaccaaggtttatcgaaccagtaggagccaagaagcacgttgaaggttgatggcggcggagtgtactgcggcgcaacaccagggattccggcgccaacgtggaacctgcacaacacaaccaaattactttgccccaatgtgacagtgaggttgtcaatctcaccggcttgctgtaacaaaggattagatgtatagtgtggatgatgattgtttgcagagaacagtagaacgagtattgtagtagattgtattcgatgtaaaagaatggactggggtccacagttcactagtggtgtctctcccataagataaatagcatgttgggtgaacaaattacagttgggcaattgacaaataaagagggcatgaccatgcatatacatgttatgatgagtagtgtgagatttaattgggcattacgacaaagtacatagaccgctatccagcatgcatctatgcctaaaaagtccaccttcaggttatcatctgaacccctccagtattaagttgcaaacaacagacaattgcattaagtatggtgcgtaatgtaatcaacaaatacatccttagacatagcattgatgttttatccctagtggcaacagcacatccacatccacaaccttagaactttctgtcactgtcccagatttaatggaggcatgaacccactatcgagcataaatactccctcttggagttacaagtaaaaacttggccagagcctctactaataacggagagcatgcaagatcataaacaacacatagataatagattgataatcaacataacatatcattcactattcatcggatcccaacaaacgctacatgtagcattacaaatagatgatcttgatcatgttaggcagctcacaagatctaacaatgatagcacaattaggagaagacgaccatctagctactgctatggacccatagtccaggggtgaactactcacacatcactccgccgGCGACCAGCGCggagaagagtcctccgggagctgattcccctctctggcagggtgccggaggcgatctcctgaatctcccgagatgggattggcggcggcggcgtctctggaaggttttccgtatcgtggctctcggtactggaactattatcgacgaaggcttcttataggcgaagaggtaggtttaggggcgacgcgagggacccacacagtaggccggcgcggccagggcctgggccgcgccgccctagtgtggcgtcgcctcgtcgccccacttcgtttcttctccggacttctggaagcttcgtgaaaaaataagatccttggcgttgatttcgtccaattccgagaatatttccttactaggatttctgaaaccaaaaacagcagaaaacagcaactggctcttcggcatctcgttaataggttagtgccgaaaaatgcataaatatgacataaagtatgtataaaacatgtgtgtatcatcataaaacaagcatggaacataagaaattatcgatacgttggagacgtatcagtaacctCACCACCGAAGATAAGAGGTAAGCAGAAGCAGTTTCTGGGTTGCAACCAAATAACAGCGGCGCTGTTCTAGACTACTAGGAGGCCTGAACCGACCTACCAAACGGGCACAGCCCAAATCTCCACGGAGCCAAAAAAATTCTATGCAGACCACCAAACAACGTGGCTTTTATGGCTCATGACCCATCTACAACGCACAGGGCCTTCTTCCTACTGCGCTAGTGGTGCAGAAAAGTGATGCAGAAAAGTGATGCAGCATACCAAACGCAGCATACCAAACGCGCCCAAACACACGTTTTGTCGTCTCAATGCATACTAGAAAACCCATTCATTGTTGGCAACCAAACGCGCCCTCATGTCATGACTCATGTGCGATGTGATGAAATTCTTGCACGGATCCATCATCGCGCCGGGTCTACTACGTTTGGACACGGTTGACAATAGCGGCGGAACCATTGTCAGTGCACGCGCCGAATCACACTGTGCAGCAGCAGGGCCCTGTGCATCGGATTGTGAGCCTCTCTCTGACGCACTGTAGCGCATGTGGCCGTTGGATTGGATCGCTCAGGCTCAGGCCGTCAGGCGGCGGTGTGTCCGTAGCGCTGAAAATCTGGGACGTCGATGCATGATCGGACGGACCACGTCACGTAGCGCTCACCCCTGCTGGGCACGCGCGCACGGACCACGCTGCCCGGCCTGCTGCAGCAGCTGCAGCTTGCATCGAGCAACAGTGCTGCACCGAACGAATCCAAGTGTTATATAGTGCAGATTTGTTTGCCCACGCTTTACCTGAGATCCATTCTGCCTGACTATATGGGGTTCATGTGCCTTCCCCCGTTCCATGTACGCATTCATCTTTTGCCAAACCCTTTCCAGGCTTTTTAGGCCAAGATCAAGTGGAATGTACACGCATTTTTGATCTACACCAGCTCGCTCTCGACATGGGAGAAAGCTCCTGTAAGATTCAATCTCATTTGGACCATGCTGCCCAGTCGAAAGGCAACAAAATTGCGATTTACCTTGTGCTCATTTTGGTACATCGATTGATACATAGATACATTATGCATACATTCCCCGCCGCCCTTGAACCCGCGGTACGTCCAGCCCTGCCGCCGGCCGGAGACCTTGCCGCCGACCGGAATGTACTCTGCTATGACCGGTGTCTCCGACGTCACGTATGCCGCGCCGGCCGCGAGAGGTACACTCGGCATTGCATCACCGACCGCCCGACTTTGAACCCCGGCACCACGGTGAACCCGACGACGCGGTTGCCGGCCGGAGCAGGCGCCGTCCAGCCACCGTCCTCGCCGTCCGTGTCGCTCACGCCCTCCATGTACACCTCCGAGAACCGCTCCCCGGGCCGCGCCTGGAAGACGGACGCGCCGCCGTCGAACGCGAAGAACAGGCAATGCAGCAGCCACACGCGCCGCGCCATCTCCGCGAACTCTCCGAACCACGCGGTCTCCGTCAACGCCGCGCCGCGCTGCCTCCCGAAGGACGCCGCCTCCATCCGCTCGTGCACCACCGACGAGTACCTGTCCCGCAGGAACCCGCCGAGCGCGCCCCGCCGCGCGGCCGCCGGAGCCGACTGGAGCTCCGCGAACTCCTCGAAGAAGCGGCGCCGGTCGTAGCCGCCCCGGTTTTCCAGGCAGCTCAGACCCAAGTCCCTCCGGTGGAACCCCGCGAACATCTTCAGCGCGACGTAGGACTCGAGCGCGAACACAGCGTCCCCCGAGCGGCGCAGCGGGACGCCCGGgtgcaccgccgccgccgccgcggcgggGTCCCACCCGGCCAGCCGCATTTCGTCGAGCATCGACCTCGCGAACGACCGGACGGACTTCACGGCGTGGCGCAGCGCGGCGCCGAAGTGGGCCGCGCTGAGGCCGGAGAGGTGGAGCCCGTCGAGCGCCGCGAGGGTGCGGCCCGGGCGGACGCGCTCCTCCAGGGCGCGCGCCGAGCGGAGCTCCTCCGCGAGCTCGCGCCGGGCGCGCTCCGCGGCGGCGTCCCGCGCCCGCAGCTCCGCCTCCAGCTTGCGCGCCGTGATCTCGTAGGTCCGGATGAGGTGCCGCCGCTCGTCCGCCAGCGCGGCCGCCGCGGGGCCCGCCGCCGCGTCCCTCACGGCGCCGGCCGGGTCCCTGACGTACCGCCGCTTCTGGTCCGACAGCTTGCCGAGCTCCGCGACCAGCGCGGCGTCGCCCTGCTGTATAGCGTCAGCGTCGTAGGGGTGCTGCGCGAGCTGCAGCTGCGCGTACGACGCCTTCACGGCGGACACTCCGGCGAACAGGCTCGCGACGAACGCGTGCGCGTCCGCCGCCGGCACCGGCACAGGCGGCTGCCGCGGCGGGCCGTTCTTCCCCGCCGCGCTCTTGAAGAACGCGTCCAAGGAGTAGGCGGCAGCCATGTTCCCGGAGAGCTTGAGCTTGCTCAGCGAGTTCATGGAGCTGTCCAGCGACTCGTCGTAGACGTCGCTGGCAACAGAGTAGGCCACGCTCGACCCCGCCGACGACCCCTTGCGGCGGAGGAGCCTCGTCAGCCTCCGCGCTAGCCCCCACGACTTCTGCTGCGGCACCTCGGCCGCCATTAGCGTCTCCATTGCTGGTCCTGCTGCTGCTTGGTACACTCCTCAAGAGCTTGGCTTCCCTGTGTGACTGTATGTGGAGAGAAGAAGAGTAGAGTGGAGGGAATGGGAGTAGAATAATTAGCGCGGTGTGGGTATGGTGTACGAAGGAGTATGGGGCTGTCACAGAGGAATTAATAGAGTAATTAGGGATGCTGTCATGCACCCTGTCGTGATTATTTTAACTTGTCTGTCGACTATGGTACAGATGGGGCGTGTTTTTCCTTCTTTATTTCGCAGGTTTTTTGCTTAGAGAGGAAGAAGGCACACCGCCGTGATTACTCTCTTCTTGTTTAGTCCTACTCGTACTACTTTTGGGGTTTACTCTTTTGTTTACATTTCAAAGAACATAGGATCCGGATTCCCTGTTTTCATGGATTAGCAGAATGGTTAAACTGCCACAAGTAAATTGGCCTGTTGCAGGAATGTAACGGAAAAATTTACTGTAAAAGATCTTGTAGAATTTTCTTTTAGAGAGATGAATACACTACCAAATAGCCTAGAACCGAACCGGCGCGACACCAGGAGACAGACGGTCCAAAGGCGGCGAGTAAAACACATCAGTTCTGCCCCCACCCCCCTCGAGACGACGATACGCCTCTGGGGTATTGAGGCATTGGAAGTGTGACGGACCACGGCTTCTCACTTGCTGGAAGCTTTATGTTTTTTTTTCGGTGTGTATTTTTTTTAGATGATGAGATGGCGGCTATATGTTGAAGTTAGCATAAGGTCCTCCCGATCCTATACCCgctttggtggtgcgtctccgtcGGCGGAGGGCGCGTGGAATTGTGTGTCTGGCGGATCTCCTACGATGTAATCGGTTTTCGTGTTCGCTGGTGTGATTTCATATTAGGCTCTTCCGGTTAGGGGCGAACACAAAGCTCAAGGCTCGAGGCTCGTCTCGAGCTCGACAATGCTCGGCTCGGGCTCGAGGCTCGAAGGACGGACAAGACAAGCCTAAACCTCTCGATCAAGGCTCGAGGCTCGACAAGCTCGCTCGATGAAGCTTGCAAGCCGGCTCGAAGGCTCGATGTAATTAAAAAAATcgccatgacctttgctaaaaatgtaATACAGAGTATTTCACAATTATAAGCAACAATTGAGCATAAATACATTCCTAACATTGTCTAGTAAGTTTCACAAAGTACATTCATGAATGCATACACTTAGTCCAATAGGGTGTCATACATCACAGTTAACAAATATAAGCACTTAGTTCTAGAACCTTATCTACTAGAAAAATTGCTACTGCAAGAACCAGGTTGTTCACTGATTATAACTACAACACCATGGTACAAAATAATTATAGAAGCTTAATTActagaaaataaaagaaatgaaAGGATGAAACTGCAGTGTCCCGTCGGTGGATGGTGCTGGTTGCTGGTCAtggatgccgcctagagggggtgaatatgcGGTTTAATTTTTTTACGAATAtgacttaacaaatgcggaataaaactagcgtttaatttgtcaagcacaaaacctatataactagaGTTCacatatgtgcaccaacaacttatgctaagcaagataagcaactatgtgatagcaagatatataacttcaagcacgaaggctatcacaaaatAAAGTGCATACGTAAAtaactcgggtataggaataaccaagATGAtgtggagacgacgatgtatcccgaagttcacactcttgcgagtgctattctccgttggagcggtgtggagaacAAAACACTCCAAACGACACGAAGGCCTCACCGTATTCTCCTCAACCCTTCCCACCAAAGGGAAAGatctcgatccactatggaatcttcgggtggtcaccgaacccgcacaaagcttggggctatctccacaacttaattggaggctcccaatatatcgccacaaaggccttgcacttgaggaatctccacaacttaattggagacctcaagaacaccactaagccaCAATTACAAACTTgaggcaatctccacaacttaattggagatcCCAAGAAtaccacaaagaccactaagccgtctagggttccaagaacccaagaggaaGAACCTTCtcactttcacttccacgaatcaccgtggagaactcaaacagatgcacaaaattcaatgacaataacaccacaaagatgctcaagtactcCCCTCACAAAtttcaacaaagctacaaaagctattgggtgaataagagaggaagaacaaataggaggagaaacaccaaatttctccaagatctggatctagtggattcccttcacaaagagatggatttgattggtgaagatgtagatctagatctcctctatgttTCTCtaaaatagatgcaagattcattggagggagagggagatagcaagctcaaagaaggccAACAATGGGGGCAAAAACGAGCTCTAACGGATgggaaactttggggaagaagacccccttaaataagGAAAGAGAAATATGCCTGTTATGCATAAAACTCGTCAAAACcagaacttccggtcatttggggtGGCACTACCGCCCCCCCGTAGTACCGGCCAACTTTCGGATGAAGTAGGGCACCCCGGGAAGCTCACAGTATATTTTCTGCGTGTAAAAATAGCATTTCTggaacttgggtggaacttgaacGGCACTACTGCCCCACCAGTCGTACCGGCCCCGAAGACCGAAACTTCCGTCCCGTGAAATGTCCAAATAGTCCGGTACGAAAACTTCAAGAACTTTTGCAtctggactccgatttcgataatcttgggctcgttgaaatcacaacaacgagctctacaacaatatgcatagaaacatcatagtccatcaAGGtaagatagaaacaaatgaatgaaggttttacctatctataaaagacaaACCAGTAAAACCATCAATATCAAAAACGCAATAGAGAATGCATATGAAATTCgtttttgatgaactagagcttgtcatggagattaatacaaactctaaatccactcatggataagaaccaaataagaaccaagaaagatggtgcaaatgatgcaaaggtttgagctctcttcgAACGATACGATAAAGTTACTCACTTgagagcccctcttgatagtacggctatctatcctataacccggtttCACAACTAACATCACGAGACTGGTAAGAAACAAACCATATCAAGAtcctacctttgccttgcgcatattCCACTTGAGGTTGATGAAGACGATCTTACCCATctcaagatggaacacctttcttgattacACTTGCTTGTTGAAGACTTGCAAATTGCTCCCCATACTCCTATGGGAGAGCCTCTTCTTTGGGCatgtcttcacatatccatgatcaccataagaatggcaagcttcaagcctaTGATCTCTTATAGATGCttatcttgaagttgcacttcatttcttcactcttcatcatgttgatgtcttgaagttaactttgagggctcacttcatctttatCTTCAAGAgaaacttgacacttgatattcttcatcaatttcttcttattgcaactttgaagccaacatatgcttcaagcattgcctatggacaactcctacaaatataactcaatacaaacattagtccatagctaggaattgtcatcaattaccaaaaccacacatgggggctcaatGCACTTCCAGTTGgtttggtgaagaagaggaggtGGGTCGAACTGTCGAAGCTCGAAGGTGGAGGACGGAGGAGGAGGGCCGACCGGCGACGGCCCGCAACAGCCGGCCAGTATACCCTAGGCGCGAGCAGCGGCGCGAGTGGTTGCGGGAGCGGCAGCGCGTCTGTCGTCCTGGGTAACTACAAGCTAGGGAGATccggatccatcggaggagaggAGATAGGGGCGGCGTTGGACGTGGAGGACGGCGGGGTGGCGGCGCGCGGCTGCTTCACGGTTCGTCGCACGCGTGTGCGTGAGCGAGGCAGGGGATTTGGGAATCGCGTGCGTGAGGAGGTTGTAAGTATAGCAGGGGATTTGAGGGGGTTAGTGGATGGCTGATGGCTCGCGAGCTCTCCGAGCCGAGCCTCGATCCCACTTTTCCATTCACAAATTGCAGCAAGCCGAGCCTAGCTCGGCTCGAATTTCAGCGAGCCTTGTCGAGCCGAGCCTTGAGCCGGCTCGGCTCGATTCCACCCCTACTTTCGATCTTCGGTTGTTATCATTGGCGATGATTGTTGCGTCCCCCTTCAGTAATGGAGGCAAGGACGGGGATGTGTATTCGGCTCGCACTAGTCTATAGTCGTCAATGGGTGCTCCAAAGACCTGTTTGTCATG
This Lolium perenne isolate Kyuss_39 chromosome 1, Kyuss_2.0, whole genome shotgun sequence DNA region includes the following protein-coding sequences:
- the LOC127295922 gene encoding protein GRAVITROPIC IN THE LIGHT 1-like encodes the protein METLMAAEVPQQKSWGLARRLTRLLRRKGSSAGSSVAYSVASDVYDESLDSSMNSLSKLKLSGNMAAAYSLDAFFKSAAGKNGPPRQPPVPVPAADAHAFVASLFAGVSAVKASYAQLQLAQHPYDADAIQQGDAALVAELGKLSDQKRRYVRDPAGAVRDAAAGPAAAALADERRHLIRTYEITARKLEAELRARDAAAERARRELAEELRSARALEERVRPGRTLAALDGLHLSGLSAAHFGAALRHAVKSVRSFARSMLDEMRLAGWDPAAAAAAVHPGVPLRRSGDAVFALESYVALKMFAGFHRRDLGLSCLENRGGYDRRRFFEEFAELQSAPAAARRGALGGFLRDRYSSVVHERMEAASFGRQRGAALTETAWFGEFAEMARRVWLLHCLFFAFDGGASVFQARPGERFSEVYMEGVSDTDGEDGGWTAPAPAGNRVVGFTVVPGFKVGRSVMQCRVYLSRPARHT